One Kineococcus radiotolerans SRS30216 = ATCC BAA-149 DNA window includes the following coding sequences:
- a CDS encoding 3'(2'),5'-bisphosphate nucleotidase CysQ — protein MPTNEELLDLLVTTLPTAAARVTRPERRFTTAPELTVALAANDDAVTASLRPVLLAALPGSQWTAEEHGAGPMPAGDWWVIDPVGGNLNAIQGTPDWNIGVSLVRDGDVVLAALHAPAVSEMFTALNGAGATLNGASLTVSAKTELALALTGTGQARPSTDPTRADLRGRAIAAMMRSALSVRQSIPVGQHLTHVAAGRADVHWQFENLRSHIAPVLIAREAGATVTDLDGAPWAITSEGYVAAAPGVHAAALTILGSLR, from the coding sequence ATGCCTACGAACGAGGAACTCCTCGACCTCCTGGTCACCACCCTGCCGACCGCGGCGGCACGCGTCACCCGCCCCGAGCGGCGCTTCACCACCGCACCCGAACTGACCGTGGCCCTGGCCGCCAACGACGACGCCGTCACCGCGAGCCTGCGCCCCGTCCTGCTCGCTGCCCTGCCCGGTTCGCAGTGGACCGCCGAGGAGCACGGTGCGGGTCCGATGCCGGCCGGTGACTGGTGGGTCATCGACCCGGTCGGGGGGAACCTCAACGCGATCCAGGGAACGCCGGACTGGAACATCGGTGTGAGCCTGGTCCGCGACGGCGACGTGGTTCTCGCGGCGCTGCACGCGCCGGCCGTCTCGGAGATGTTCACCGCCCTCAACGGCGCCGGCGCCACCCTCAACGGCGCCTCCCTGACCGTCTCGGCGAAGACCGAACTCGCCCTCGCCCTGACCGGCACCGGCCAGGCCCGCCCCAGCACCGACCCCACCCGCGCCGACCTGCGCGGGCGAGCCATCGCCGCGATGATGCGCAGCGCCCTGTCGGTGCGCCAGTCGATCCCGGTCGGGCAGCACCTCACCCACGTCGCCGCCGGTCGCGCCGACGTGCACTGGCAGTTCGAGAACCTGCGCTCGCACATCGCCCCCGTGCTCATCGCCCGAGAAGCCGGAGCCACGGTCACCGACCTGGACGGTGCGCCCTGGGCGATCACCAGCGAGGGGTACGTCGCCGCTGCTCCCGGCGTGCACGCCGCTGCCCTGACGATCCTGGGTTCGCTGCGATGA
- a CDS encoding class I SAM-dependent methyltransferase, which produces MTDEEFRDPRLAGLYDALDGDRSDLDTYLALAGTLHARRVLDVGCGTGTFALLLADRGCDVIGVDPAEASVEVARAKPGAERVRWVVGDATAVQARGQVHDRDLVTMTANTAQLIVDPPAWRATLTACRDALVPGGHLVFETRRPAARAWEAWTPQRTRRTTQVEGVGRVESWVETLSVEGPLVTFRWTYVLPDGRDGGGRGEALTLTSTSTLRFREQAEVEDDVRRAGLVVVDVREAPDRPGREFIVIACKDPVQG; this is translated from the coding sequence GTGACCGATGAGGAGTTCCGCGACCCCCGGCTGGCCGGCCTCTACGACGCCCTCGACGGCGACCGCAGCGACCTGGACACCTACCTCGCGCTGGCCGGGACCCTGCACGCCCGACGGGTCCTCGACGTCGGCTGCGGCACCGGCACCTTCGCCCTCCTGCTCGCGGATCGCGGCTGCGACGTCATCGGCGTCGACCCGGCCGAGGCGTCGGTGGAGGTGGCCCGGGCCAAGCCGGGGGCGGAACGGGTGCGGTGGGTGGTCGGGGACGCCACCGCGGTGCAAGCGCGGGGGCAGGTGCACGATCGGGACCTGGTGACGATGACCGCGAACACCGCCCAGCTGATCGTGGACCCACCAGCGTGGAGAGCGACGTTGACCGCGTGCCGTGACGCCCTGGTCCCCGGTGGGCACCTGGTCTTCGAGACCCGCCGCCCGGCCGCTCGGGCGTGGGAGGCCTGGACACCGCAGCGGACCCGCCGCACGACGCAGGTCGAGGGTGTCGGGCGGGTGGAGAGCTGGGTGGAGACGCTGAGCGTCGAGGGCCCGTTGGTGACGTTCCGCTGGACCTACGTCCTCCCCGACGGCCGGGACGGGGGAGGTCGGGGTGAGGCGCTGACGCTGACGTCCACCTCGACGCTGCGCTTCCGGGAGCAGGCCGAGGTCGAGGACGACGTGCGCCGGGCGGGTCTCGTGGTCGTGGATGTCCGTGAGGCGCCGGACCGTCCGGGACGGGAGTTCATCGTCATCGCCTGCAAGGACCCCGTGCAGGGATGA
- a CDS encoding D-2-hydroxyacid dehydrogenase, with amino-acid sequence MSGPSVLVTGPVSAAERSQLTAAAPGLRLTFQDRPGSDPAALAATDGLVGSPTLEDLSSAPRLRWVHSWAAGVDGVLVGGRLPQPFASGQVLLTSAKGNGAVALAEHVMLLLLVLSRDFPRWQRAQSLRRWDRYEHGELFGSRVGIIGAGRAGREVELRARAFGMTVVGLRRHHARAELEDLLATSDALVVTAPATAETVGMLGEAEFARCARRPYYVCVSRGGVADDDALLRALRSGQLAGAGLDAHAVEPLPPDSPFWAEPNVVITPHNAATTAATRRRGLEILEHNLAAFAAGGPPGDFRGVVDVDGGY; translated from the coding sequence GTGAGCGGACCCAGCGTCCTGGTCACGGGCCCGGTGTCAGCGGCCGAACGCTCGCAGCTGACCGCGGCCGCCCCGGGACTGCGGCTGACGTTCCAGGACCGACCGGGCAGCGACCCGGCGGCGCTGGCCGCCACCGACGGACTGGTCGGCTCCCCCACCCTCGAAGACCTGAGCAGCGCACCACGCTTGCGGTGGGTGCACAGCTGGGCCGCCGGCGTCGACGGCGTCCTGGTCGGGGGGCGGCTACCGCAGCCCTTCGCCTCGGGTCAGGTGCTGCTGACCTCGGCCAAGGGCAACGGCGCCGTAGCGCTGGCCGAGCACGTGATGCTCCTCCTGCTGGTGCTCTCACGGGACTTCCCCCGCTGGCAGCGAGCGCAGTCGCTGCGCCGGTGGGACCGCTACGAGCACGGGGAGCTGTTCGGCTCCCGAGTCGGGATCATCGGGGCGGGGCGCGCAGGCCGGGAGGTCGAGCTGCGGGCCCGGGCGTTCGGCATGACCGTCGTCGGGCTGCGGCGGCACCACGCGCGCGCTGAGCTCGAGGACCTGCTCGCCACCAGCGATGCGCTGGTGGTGACCGCTCCCGCGACGGCGGAGACCGTCGGGATGCTGGGGGAAGCGGAGTTCGCCCGCTGCGCGCGCCGCCCGTACTACGTGTGCGTCTCCCGAGGTGGTGTCGCCGACGACGACGCCCTCCTGCGAGCGCTGCGCAGCGGGCAGCTGGCCGGGGCGGGACTCGACGCGCACGCGGTGGAGCCCCTACCGCCGGACTCACCGTTCTGGGCGGAACCGAACGTGGTGATCACCCCGCACAACGCGGCGACCACCGCCGCGACCCGGCGCCGGGGGCTGGAGATCCTGGAGCACAACCTCGCGGCGTTCGCGGCGGGTGGTCCGCCAGGGGACTTCCGGGGGGTTGTCGACGTGGACGGCGGTTACTGA
- a CDS encoding NAD(P)-dependent oxidoreductase: MTPAPTPAPLQIAVLGASGATGLHLVRQALERGHTVVAVARRLERIGIGDQPRLLRRAADATDPRSVAEALRDSPVVVSGLGAVGKERGVLTAGARAVVAARPERVVWLGAFGTGPSATAAGPLTRNLLRVVLRAEVEDKVSADTLVLAAGGTVVHAGPLTNGPGGASPRAVALERAPRRFFPAPISRASVAAVMLDAAESSVSGVIVPLDG, encoded by the coding sequence ATGACCCCCGCACCGACCCCTGCGCCGCTGCAGATCGCCGTGCTGGGCGCCTCGGGCGCCACGGGTCTGCACCTCGTCCGCCAGGCCCTGGAGCGCGGGCACACCGTGGTGGCCGTTGCTCGTCGCCTCGAGCGGATCGGCATCGGCGACCAGCCGCGGCTCCTGCGCCGAGCAGCAGACGCCACCGACCCGCGGAGCGTCGCCGAGGCGTTGCGCGACAGCCCGGTCGTGGTCTCCGGACTCGGAGCGGTCGGCAAGGAGCGGGGCGTGCTGACCGCCGGGGCCCGCGCGGTCGTCGCCGCGCGCCCCGAGCGGGTGGTCTGGCTGGGGGCCTTCGGCACCGGCCCTTCGGCCACCGCCGCCGGCCCCCTCACCCGGAACCTGCTCCGGGTGGTGCTGCGCGCGGAGGTCGAGGACAAGGTGAGCGCCGACACCCTCGTCCTGGCGGCCGGTGGAACGGTGGTCCACGCCGGTCCGCTGACCAACGGCCCGGGCGGCGCATCCCCGCGGGCGGTAGCCCTGGAGCGGGCCCCTCGACGGTTCTTCCCCGCTCCCATCAGCCGGGCGAGCGTCGCCGCGGTCATGCTCGATGCCGCGGAGTCGAGCGTCAGCGGCGTCATCGTCCCGCTCGACGGCTGA
- a CDS encoding L-idonate 5-dehydrogenase, with amino-acid sequence MRAVVVHGAGDLRVEERPDPQPGPGEVLLALEWGGICGSDLAYWRHGASGTAQLEHPLVLGHEVAGTVAALGPDVTGVEVGRAVTVHPATLVGEGDLPARIAGRTNLWPQVRYFGSAAFDPHTDGGFSQFRTVRSDQLRFLPEGVDTLRGALAEPLAVAMHAVGRAGSLAGRDVLVNGAGPIGSLVVAAAVHAGAASVTAADVSPAALRVAAAMGARSVLDLSAGAVLPADVELVFEASGAAAALGGVLRATARGGTLVQVGNLPGGAVQAVLGDLVTREITWIGSYRFVEEIDDALVALAEGLDVMPVVSHRFAMADAAEAFAVMGDRSSGSSKVVLRLDGKPVEDAS; translated from the coding sequence GTGAGGGCCGTCGTCGTCCACGGTGCCGGTGATCTCCGCGTCGAGGAGCGACCCGACCCGCAGCCAGGTCCGGGTGAGGTGCTGCTGGCCCTGGAGTGGGGCGGGATCTGCGGTTCCGACCTGGCCTACTGGCGCCACGGAGCCTCCGGCACCGCGCAGCTCGAGCACCCCCTCGTCCTGGGGCACGAAGTCGCCGGAACGGTCGCGGCACTCGGCCCGGACGTCACCGGCGTGGAGGTCGGACGAGCCGTCACCGTCCACCCGGCCACCCTGGTGGGGGAGGGGGACCTCCCCGCCCGCATCGCCGGGCGCACCAACCTGTGGCCGCAGGTGCGCTACTTCGGCTCCGCGGCGTTCGACCCTCACACCGACGGGGGCTTCAGCCAGTTCCGCACCGTGCGCTCGGACCAGCTGCGGTTCCTGCCCGAGGGGGTCGACACCCTGCGCGGCGCCCTGGCCGAACCGCTGGCCGTGGCCATGCACGCCGTCGGCCGCGCCGGGTCGCTCGCCGGCCGCGACGTGCTCGTCAACGGTGCGGGCCCCATCGGATCCCTCGTCGTCGCCGCGGCCGTGCACGCCGGCGCCGCGAGCGTGACGGCCGCCGACGTCTCACCCGCTGCCCTGCGGGTGGCTGCGGCCATGGGGGCGCGGAGCGTGCTGGACCTCTCGGCCGGTGCGGTGCTGCCGGCCGACGTCGAACTCGTCTTCGAGGCCAGCGGAGCGGCTGCCGCTCTCGGCGGGGTCCTGCGGGCCACCGCTCGCGGGGGCACGCTCGTGCAGGTCGGAAACCTCCCCGGTGGTGCGGTGCAGGCCGTCCTGGGTGACCTCGTCACTCGCGAGATCACCTGGATCGGGTCCTACCGGTTCGTGGAGGAGATCGACGACGCGCTGGTCGCTCTGGCTGAGGGCCTCGACGTCATGCCCGTGGTCAGTCACCGCTTCGCCATGGCCGATGCGGCGGAGGCGTTCGCGGTGATGGGTGACCGCTCCAGCGGCAGCAGCAAGGTGGTGCTGCGCCTCGACGGCAAGCCGGTCGAGGACGCGTCGTGA
- a CDS encoding alpha-amylase family protein, which translates to MTTLDPTPSFLPTTSPTRESPSGDDDWPSWATRWTQLTFTEDDPLDFDPEFWLDVMRRSRSNATCLSAGGYMAFYPTRIPHHYRSRHLGDSDPFGTLVEGAKSMGMAVMARVDPHAIHADALAAHPEWAALDEDGQPVEHWAFPGTYITCPFSTYNSEFLTEVSREITREYDIDAVFANRWQGHGISYSAAASRAFREDTGLDLPHGAYDADDPAWRAWPGWRRRRLSALVGLWDDAVRAVKPHVRFIPNLGSVAAHDLDRGLVEKHYPLLFIDKQGRSGIEAPWAAGRNGKRSRSVFRDRPVGLITSIGPEHPAHRWKDAVTSGPEFATWIIDGFAQGAFPWFTKFKAGVLDTRWVQPLVDAFTLHAEVEPLLSRLSITADVALLDATRSTGLPHGGENLDGQGAYQALVEAGIPFEFVCDGLITAEQLDRFRVLVAPDVQRLSDEECRTITEWVGRGGCLVAAHQTSMLHPDGTPRADFGLGEVLGVHLTRPARQGVRNNYAALTGRHALHTGFTGTTRIIGGTAIVGVSAVEDAVVPFRFVPDYPDLPMEEVYAREAPRDPAVVLREHPGGGRTAYVAFNLGEVFWEALQPDHGHLLAETVRWALGSHDTVRVDAPGIVDVAVHSGPGEVAVCLVNLTNPMTMRGAIRRVLPTGPVSVSLPLPASARLVSAGLVVRGEEVAVSVSAGQVEVVVPSIEQLEVLHLRFADAGHDQESSHRRDDRQAQHHAPPPGSDRRGADAP; encoded by the coding sequence GTGACCACCCTCGACCCGACGCCCTCCTTCCTCCCCACCACCTCCCCCACCCGCGAGAGCCCCAGCGGCGACGACGACTGGCCCTCCTGGGCCACGCGGTGGACCCAGCTGACGTTCACCGAGGACGACCCCCTCGACTTCGACCCGGAGTTCTGGCTCGATGTCATGCGCCGCAGCCGCTCCAACGCGACGTGCCTCTCCGCCGGGGGTTACATGGCCTTCTACCCCACCCGGATCCCCCACCACTACCGCAGCCGCCACCTCGGGGACTCCGACCCCTTCGGCACCCTGGTGGAAGGGGCGAAGTCGATGGGCATGGCGGTCATGGCGCGCGTGGACCCCCACGCCATCCACGCCGACGCCCTCGCCGCGCACCCGGAGTGGGCGGCGCTGGACGAGGACGGCCAGCCGGTCGAGCACTGGGCCTTCCCCGGCACCTACATCACGTGCCCGTTCAGCACCTACAACAGCGAGTTCCTGACCGAGGTTTCCCGCGAGATCACCCGCGAGTACGACATCGACGCCGTCTTCGCCAACCGCTGGCAAGGCCACGGGATCTCCTACTCCGCCGCCGCCTCCCGCGCCTTCCGCGAGGACACCGGCCTGGACCTGCCCCACGGCGCCTACGACGCCGACGACCCGGCCTGGCGCGCCTGGCCCGGATGGCGGCGCCGGCGGCTCAGCGCCCTGGTGGGCCTGTGGGACGACGCGGTGCGGGCGGTGAAGCCCCACGTGCGGTTCATCCCCAACCTCGGATCGGTCGCCGCCCACGACCTGGACCGCGGCCTCGTCGAGAAGCACTACCCGCTGCTGTTCATCGACAAGCAGGGCCGCTCGGGGATCGAGGCGCCGTGGGCGGCCGGGCGCAACGGCAAACGCAGCCGCAGCGTCTTCCGGGACCGCCCCGTCGGCCTCATCACCAGCATCGGGCCCGAGCACCCCGCGCACCGGTGGAAGGACGCGGTCACCAGCGGCCCGGAGTTCGCGACGTGGATCATCGACGGCTTCGCCCAGGGCGCCTTCCCGTGGTTCACCAAGTTCAAGGCCGGTGTCCTCGACACCCGCTGGGTCCAGCCCCTCGTCGACGCCTTCACCCTGCACGCCGAGGTCGAGCCGCTGCTCTCCCGCCTGAGCATCACCGCCGACGTCGCCCTGCTGGATGCCACGAGGTCGACCGGCCTGCCCCACGGCGGGGAGAACCTCGACGGGCAAGGCGCCTACCAGGCCCTGGTGGAGGCGGGGATCCCCTTCGAGTTCGTCTGCGACGGACTCATCACCGCCGAGCAACTGGACCGGTTCCGTGTGCTCGTCGCCCCCGACGTGCAGCGCCTCAGCGATGAGGAGTGCCGCACGATCACCGAGTGGGTGGGACGCGGCGGCTGCCTCGTGGCCGCTCACCAGACGTCGATGCTCCATCCCGACGGCACGCCGCGGGCGGACTTCGGACTCGGCGAGGTCCTGGGTGTGCACCTGACGCGCCCGGCTCGACAGGGAGTCCGCAACAACTACGCCGCCCTCACCGGCCGGCACGCGCTGCACACCGGCTTCACCGGGACGACCCGCATCATCGGCGGGACGGCCATCGTCGGGGTCTCCGCCGTCGAGGACGCCGTGGTGCCGTTCCGCTTCGTTCCCGACTACCCCGACCTGCCCATGGAGGAGGTCTACGCCCGCGAAGCCCCCCGCGACCCCGCGGTGGTCCTGCGTGAGCACCCCGGCGGCGGGCGCACCGCCTACGTCGCCTTCAACCTCGGCGAGGTGTTCTGGGAGGCGCTGCAACCCGACCACGGTCACCTGCTGGCCGAGACGGTGCGCTGGGCCCTGGGGAGCCACGACACCGTGCGCGTCGATGCTCCCGGCATCGTCGACGTCGCCGTCCACAGCGGTCCCGGCGAGGTCGCGGTGTGCCTGGTCAACCTCACCAACCCGATGACGATGCGCGGCGCGATCCGCCGGGTCCTGCCCACCGGCCCCGTCAGCGTCTCCCTCCCCCTGCCCGCCAGTGCCCGGCTCGTCTCGGCCGGGCTGGTGGTGCGCGGTGAGGAGGTCGCGGTCAGCGTCAGCGCCGGCCAGGTCGAGGTCGTCGTGCCCTCCATCGAGCAGCTGGAGGTCCTGCACCTGCGCTTCGCAGACGCCGGGCACGACCAGGAGTCCTCCCACCGACGTGACGACCGGCAGGCTCAGCACCACGCGCCACCGCCCGGCTCCGACCGGAGGGGGGCGGACGCACCGTGA
- a CDS encoding sugar kinase, producing the protein MSARVLTLGETMALLTTPASGRLTLGGSLTVGLGGAESNTAIGLARLGVPTAWVSRVGDDAYGRLITRELRAEGVEVLVDVDAVAPTGSMLKELHAGRPRRVRYQRAGSAASRLTPAHVDAVSARITAADVVHLSGITPALGPGPAAAVERAVELARSAGTEVSFDVNHRTALWSAQEAGPVLAGTAARADVLFAGPEEAAMLLTGAGAGTENHPVPTDPDAAAACARRLCELGAGTVVVKLGALGSVAAQGGRVWVAPTHPVDAVDTVGAGDAFVAGFLAARLAGQDVPRSLAQGNAAGGAVCQVPGDWEGAPTRDELADLLERGRSNVGGPRTTRPSMEVQR; encoded by the coding sequence GTGAGCGCCCGCGTCCTCACCCTGGGCGAGACGATGGCCCTGCTCACCACGCCCGCCTCCGGCCGCCTCACCCTCGGTGGCAGCCTCACCGTCGGACTCGGTGGAGCGGAGTCCAACACGGCCATCGGACTCGCCCGCCTCGGCGTCCCCACGGCCTGGGTCAGCCGGGTCGGGGACGACGCCTACGGTCGCCTCATCACCCGGGAACTGCGCGCCGAGGGGGTCGAGGTCCTCGTCGACGTCGACGCCGTCGCCCCCACCGGGTCCATGCTGAAGGAACTGCACGCAGGACGCCCGCGGCGCGTCCGCTACCAGCGCGCCGGCAGCGCCGCGTCGCGGCTCACCCCCGCCCACGTCGACGCCGTCTCCGCCCGGATCACCGCCGCCGACGTGGTGCACCTGAGCGGCATCACCCCCGCCCTGGGCCCGGGCCCGGCCGCCGCCGTCGAACGGGCCGTGGAACTGGCCCGCTCGGCGGGCACCGAGGTCTCCTTCGACGTCAACCACCGCACGGCCCTGTGGTCGGCGCAGGAGGCCGGACCGGTGCTGGCCGGCACGGCGGCGCGGGCCGACGTGCTCTTCGCCGGTCCCGAGGAGGCCGCGATGCTGCTGACCGGAGCCGGAGCGGGGACGGAGAACCACCCCGTACCCACCGACCCCGACGCCGCCGCCGCGTGCGCCCGCCGGTTGTGCGAGCTCGGCGCCGGCACCGTCGTCGTCAAGCTCGGTGCACTGGGATCCGTCGCGGCGCAGGGCGGCCGGGTCTGGGTGGCACCCACCCACCCGGTGGACGCGGTCGACACGGTGGGCGCCGGGGACGCCTTCGTCGCCGGTTTTCTGGCCGCCCGGCTCGCCGGGCAGGACGTGCCGCGGTCCCTGGCCCAGGGCAACGCCGCCGGCGGTGCCGTCTGTCAGGTGCCGGGGGACTGGGAAGGCGCTCCCACCCGCGACGAGCTCGCCGACCTCCTCGAGCGGGGTCGGTCCAACGTGGGCGGACCGCGAACGACACGACCGAGCATGGAGGTACAGCGGTGA
- a CDS encoding TIM barrel protein has protein sequence MLYQELPFLERIPAAAADGFTGVEFLGAYDQDVLEVRAALEAAGLRQVLFNVPSGDWAGGERGIACLPERVEEFEEGVARALEHARTLGCSLVNVLAGRVPEGLELDTALETLAENVRFAAHALAPAGVTVLLEAVNTRDVPGFALPTIADAAALLSRVQAPNTGLQFDVYHAQVMRGDLLATFERFRTAIQHVQIADNPGRHEPGTGEVNYSFLLPALRAAGYGGYIGAEYVPTTAGTGWLREFAPVPEPAWGATRGSAWEAAR, from the coding sequence ATGCTGTACCAGGAGCTCCCGTTCCTCGAGCGCATCCCGGCCGCGGCCGCCGACGGCTTCACCGGCGTGGAGTTCCTCGGCGCCTACGACCAGGACGTGCTCGAGGTGCGGGCCGCGCTCGAGGCGGCGGGGCTGCGGCAGGTCCTGTTCAACGTGCCGTCCGGGGACTGGGCCGGCGGTGAACGGGGCATCGCGTGCCTACCCGAACGGGTGGAGGAGTTCGAGGAGGGAGTCGCCCGTGCCCTCGAGCACGCCCGCACGCTGGGCTGCTCCCTGGTCAACGTCCTCGCCGGGCGCGTCCCCGAGGGCCTTGAGCTCGACACGGCGTTGGAGACCTTGGCTGAGAACGTGCGCTTCGCCGCCCACGCGCTGGCGCCGGCGGGAGTGACCGTGCTCCTCGAAGCCGTCAACACCCGCGATGTCCCCGGCTTCGCCCTCCCCACGATCGCCGACGCCGCTGCTCTGCTCTCCCGGGTGCAGGCCCCCAACACCGGCCTGCAGTTCGACGTCTACCACGCTCAGGTCATGCGGGGGGACCTGCTGGCGACGTTCGAGCGGTTCCGGACCGCGATCCAGCACGTGCAGATCGCGGACAACCCCGGGCGGCACGAACCGGGCACCGGAGAGGTGAACTACTCCTTCCTCCTCCCCGCCCTCCGAGCCGCCGGGTACGGCGGCTACATCGGCGCGGAGTACGTCCCGACCACCGCAGGCACCGGCTGGCTGCGGGAGTTCGCGCCGGTTCCCGAGCCGGCCTGGGGAGCGACTCGGGGATCGGCCTGGGAAGCGGCACGGTGA
- a CDS encoding bifunctional 4-hydroxy-2-oxoglutarate aldolase/2-dehydro-3-deoxy-phosphogluconate aldolase, with product MNVLDRCPVVPVVVLDRADQALPLARALLAGGIDVIEVTLRTAAGLPGIEALAGLDEMLVGAGSVVTPEHVDAVVDAGAEFVVSPGTSAAVLQQSAQRGVPAVPGTSSASDLMVCAAADVTEVKVFPAALLGGPAHIAALAAPFPQMRFMPSGGVSAATMNDYLALSCVPAISGSWMVAPQLLREERWHDVTTLATEAVQGARVALGA from the coding sequence GTGAATGTTCTCGACAGGTGCCCAGTGGTTCCGGTGGTGGTGCTGGACCGCGCCGACCAGGCCCTCCCCCTGGCGCGAGCGCTGCTGGCCGGGGGGATCGACGTCATCGAGGTGACCCTGCGCACCGCCGCCGGTCTCCCCGGCATCGAAGCCCTGGCCGGCCTGGACGAGATGCTGGTGGGAGCGGGATCCGTCGTGACCCCCGAGCACGTCGACGCTGTCGTCGACGCGGGAGCGGAGTTCGTCGTCAGTCCTGGAACCTCCGCCGCCGTCCTGCAGCAGTCCGCGCAGCGTGGGGTCCCCGCTGTACCCGGCACCTCCTCAGCCAGCGATCTCATGGTGTGCGCGGCAGCGGACGTGACGGAGGTCAAGGTCTTCCCCGCGGCCCTGCTCGGCGGGCCCGCGCACATCGCGGCTCTCGCCGCGCCGTTCCCGCAGATGCGGTTCATGCCATCTGGAGGGGTTAGCGCCGCCACCATGAACGACTACCTCGCCCTGTCCTGCGTCCCGGCCATCAGCGGGAGCTGGATGGTCGCCCCGCAGTTGCTCCGCGAAGAGCGCTGGCACGACGTCACGACCCTGGCCACCGAGGCGGTGCAGGGCGCGCGGGTGGCACTGGGAGCGTGA
- a CDS encoding LysR family transcriptional regulator: MHLDLNLLTVLEALVEEGSVAGAAARLRLSSPAVSRSLGRIRRLTGDEILVRTGRTMTRTTYALAVQDRIGELLRQAEQLLVPSSSLDLATLDRVFTLRAHDALTAALAPALLRDVLATAPGVRLRFLAETTHDTEELRHAAVDLELGSKVPTVPELRHELLGSDPLVVVLRRGHPATARLDLATYAALPHVVVSRRGRLRDPVDDALGDHGRHRLVVASVGTIAAAAQIVAGTDAALAAPGRVVEAVTEAFELINEPVPLELPAPQVISVWHQRSESDAAHAWLRERVRATTEALLEDASNH, from the coding sequence ATGCACTTGGACTTGAACCTGCTGACGGTGCTGGAAGCTCTGGTCGAGGAGGGCAGCGTGGCCGGGGCGGCCGCGCGGTTGCGGCTGTCGTCCCCGGCGGTCAGCCGCAGCCTCGGTCGGATTCGACGGCTCACCGGGGACGAGATCCTCGTGCGCACCGGTCGGACGATGACCCGGACCACCTACGCCCTCGCGGTCCAGGACCGGATCGGTGAACTCCTGCGTCAGGCGGAGCAGCTGCTCGTCCCGAGCAGTTCGCTCGACCTCGCGACGCTGGATCGTGTCTTCACCCTCCGCGCCCACGACGCCCTGACCGCGGCGCTCGCCCCCGCTCTCCTGCGCGACGTGCTCGCAACGGCACCAGGGGTGCGGCTGCGCTTCCTGGCCGAGACCACCCACGACACCGAGGAGCTGCGGCACGCGGCGGTGGACCTCGAACTCGGCTCGAAGGTGCCCACCGTCCCCGAACTGCGCCACGAACTCCTCGGCTCCGACCCGCTGGTGGTGGTGCTGCGACGCGGGCACCCCGCCACGGCGCGGCTGGACCTGGCGACCTACGCAGCGCTGCCGCACGTCGTCGTGTCCCGGCGCGGGCGCCTGCGCGACCCGGTCGACGACGCGCTGGGTGATCACGGCAGGCACCGCCTCGTGGTGGCCAGCGTCGGGACCATCGCCGCCGCCGCGCAGATCGTCGCCGGCACCGACGCCGCGCTGGCCGCACCGGGCCGGGTGGTCGAGGCAGTGACCGAGGCGTTCGAACTCATCAACGAACCGGTTCCCCTGGAACTGCCGGCCCCGCAGGTGATCAGCGTCTGGCACCAGCGCTCCGAGTCCGACGCGGCTCACGCGTGGTTGCGCGAGCGTGTCCGCGCCACGACGGAGGCCCTGCTCGAGGACGCGTCGAACCACTGA
- a CDS encoding VOC family protein: MSIGGVVLLEPGCPEGDVDVTSPSGQTVTTIGPVRPDETVAVHDGQVDLHALTPSRRSVIPPTGAGTATGPSRDPMTSPSSRGPPTMTMTTTVISVALPVADQDAALAFYTGVLGCELRHDVEVWPGVRMVEVVPPGSRVGLVLLPPDSPLPMAVRLGTSDADAAYERLAGTEGVVLHNEEVLRWDDVPPMFHFSDPDGNHLVYLEEPTTPDDDG; this comes from the coding sequence GTGAGCATCGGTGGGGTCGTGCTCCTCGAACCGGGCTGCCCCGAGGGGGACGTGGATGTCACCTCCCCGTCCGGCCAGACCGTCACCACCATCGGCCCCGTGCGCCCCGACGAGACGGTCGCCGTCCACGACGGGCAGGTCGACCTGCACGCCCTGACGCCTTCGCGCCGCTCGGTCATCCCGCCCACGGGCGCAGGAACAGCGACCGGACCGAGCCGGGACCCGATGACTTCTCCGTCGTCCCGGGGTCCACCCACCATGACGATGACGACGACCGTGATCAGCGTGGCGCTGCCGGTGGCGGACCAGGACGCCGCCCTGGCCTTCTACACCGGTGTGCTGGGGTGCGAACTGCGCCACGACGTGGAGGTGTGGCCCGGGGTGCGCATGGTGGAGGTGGTACCGCCGGGCTCCCGGGTGGGCCTGGTCCTGCTGCCGCCGGACAGCCCGCTGCCGATGGCGGTGCGGTTGGGCACCTCCGACGCCGACGCCGCGTACGAACGGCTGGCAGGCACCGAGGGCGTCGTGCTGCACAACGAGGAGGTGCTGCGCTGGGACGACGTCCCCCCGATGTTCCACTTCAGCGACCCCGACGGCAATCACCTGGTGTACCTGGAGGAGCCGACCACGCCCGACGACGACGGCTGA